In candidate division Zixibacteria bacterium HGW-Zixibacteria-1, one genomic interval encodes:
- a CDS encoding alpha/beta hydrolase, whose protein sequence is MKRSFRMWHLTGTIAAIAAGGYIVFAIMLYIMQSRFIYIPTAKIEADPGNIGLEFENVDFVASDSVTLNGWFIPAENERAVLLFCHGNAGNISHRLESIQLFNRLGLSVFIFDYRGYGRSGGKPTEEGTHLDATAAWQWLVREKQYAPDKIVIFGRSFGGAAAARLASETNPRALIVESAFTSIEDMASKLYPYMPVRLLGRFHYGTIDYIRRVKCPVLIIHSTDDELVPYSHGRRLYEAAGQPKEFLEISGGHNRAIIDIPGKYTQGLDSFLIRYINN, encoded by the coding sequence ATGAAGAGAAGTTTTAGAATGTGGCATTTGACAGGCACAATTGCGGCGATTGCAGCCGGAGGTTATATCGTTTTCGCAATCATGCTATATATAATGCAATCCCGATTTATATATATTCCTACCGCCAAAATCGAAGCCGATCCCGGCAATATCGGCCTGGAATTTGAAAATGTCGATTTTGTAGCATCCGACAGCGTCACGCTAAACGGCTGGTTTATCCCGGCCGAAAATGAACGGGCGGTTCTTCTGTTCTGCCATGGCAATGCCGGCAACATTTCGCATCGGCTGGAATCAATTCAATTGTTTAATCGACTCGGATTGAGCGTCTTTATTTTTGACTATCGCGGTTATGGCCGCAGCGGAGGCAAGCCGACCGAAGAGGGAACGCACCTTGATGCTACGGCCGCCTGGCAGTGGCTGGTACGCGAAAAACAATACGCCCCGGATAAAATCGTAATATTCGGACGATCATTTGGAGGGGCGGCGGCGGCCCGGCTGGCTTCCGAAACCAATCCCCGGGCGCTCATAGTAGAATCGGCCTTCACTTCGATCGAGGATATGGCCTCGAAATTATATCCCTATATGCCGGTGAGACTGCTCGGGCGTTTTCATTATGGAACGATCGATTATATCCGCAGGGTAAAATGCCCCGTATTGATCATTCATTCGACTGATGATGAATTGGTTCCTTACAGCCACGGCCGACGTTTATATGAGGCTGCCGGACAGCCCAAGGAGTTTCTCGAAATATCGGGAGGTCATAATCGGGCGATTATTGATATTCCCGGTAAATACACCCAGGGACTCGATTCCTTTCTGATCCGATATATCAACAATTGA